From Bacteroidota bacterium, one genomic window encodes:
- a CDS encoding acyltransferase: protein MNQDRLHFLDSSRGLAALVVFISHFILFFYPGLNSTWLASTPFHIFWDGSTAVIYFFIHSGFILTYRLQQRNFNLTSSSYLAFVWRRIFRIYPVFLFVLSGMFLLLKSGYFSFNPAGSASTPLNLYWKFESGIMDVLKQALLVIRIPNDPVMRLLPQDWSLSIEIAVSLLLPALFVLHSKHSAMLLCLIYISVQLLSLDPFVFDFALGISIVKFYPFFRSWWQNQKTIFTKSLVLISAILLCTSSHFLNPTISNFLDLILIHTNAWGCSFFLLMLLSSSRIQKLLNIRLLVLQGKSSYSIYLVHLTLLFLCYPISTSNFMSLPVLGVLIYFLVLAISILLYFGIELPAIRLGRKWEQKIFKN from the coding sequence ATGAATCAGGATCGCCTCCATTTCCTTGATAGCTCGAGAGGACTAGCGGCTCTGGTAGTTTTTATTTCTCACTTCATCCTGTTTTTTTACCCCGGGTTAAATTCGACCTGGCTGGCATCTACCCCGTTTCATATTTTTTGGGATGGATCCACAGCGGTAATCTACTTCTTTATTCATAGTGGTTTCATACTCACTTATCGACTTCAACAACGCAATTTTAATCTCACATCAAGTTCCTATCTGGCATTTGTATGGAGAAGGATTTTCAGGATTTATCCGGTTTTCCTTTTCGTATTATCCGGCATGTTTCTGCTTTTAAAATCAGGCTATTTCTCATTCAATCCGGCTGGGTCAGCTTCTACCCCACTAAACCTTTATTGGAAATTCGAATCCGGAATTATGGATGTTCTGAAGCAGGCATTATTGGTTATTCGAATTCCAAATGATCCGGTTATGAGATTACTTCCTCAGGACTGGAGCTTATCAATAGAAATTGCAGTTTCGCTCCTGCTGCCTGCGCTTTTCGTGTTGCATTCAAAGCATTCTGCAATGCTATTGTGTTTGATCTACATTTCAGTTCAACTATTATCACTTGATCCATTTGTCTTTGACTTTGCACTCGGTATAAGTATCGTAAAATTCTATCCCTTCTTCCGTTCCTGGTGGCAAAATCAAAAAACAATTTTTACAAAATCATTGGTGCTCATTTCAGCCATATTACTTTGTACCTCATCGCATTTTCTGAATCCAACAATTTCCAATTTCCTTGATCTGATCCTGATTCATACAAATGCCTGGGGTTGCTCTTTCTTTCTTCTGATGTTGCTCTCATCCTCCCGAATTCAAAAGTTGCTCAATATCCGCTTACTTGTCCTGCAAGGGAAAAGCTCTTACAGTATTTACCTTGTCCACCTGACATTACTTTTTCTTTGTTACCCGATCTCCACAAGTAATTTTATGTCACTTCCTGTTTTAGGTGTTCTCATTTATTTCCTTGTATTAGCCATTTCCATTCTCCTTTATTTTGGAATTGAATTACCGGCCATACGCCTTGGCAGAAAATGGGAGCAAAAAATCTTTAAAAATTAA